A window of Ascaphus truei isolate aAscTru1 chromosome 16, aAscTru1.hap1, whole genome shotgun sequence contains these coding sequences:
- the FUNDC2 gene encoding FUN14 domain-containing protein 2 isoform X2 — protein sequence MYEKEGVLPDVLDLAEYAKKQRWWNKMFGRNSGPIAEKYSVMTQIMIGGAAGWCAGFLFNKVGKLAATAVGGGFFLLQIAHHTGYVHVDWKRLEKDVNTAKEQLKIQSKKIKGEQPSRVKEIQIFLKKNVVVTGGFAGGFLLGMVS from the exons atgtatg AGAAGGAAGGAGTTCTACCAGACGTTCTGGATTTGGCTGAATACGCCAAGAAGCAGCGCTGGTGGAACAAGATGTTTGGTCGTAACTCGGGTCCAATTGCAGAGAAATACTCTGTAATGACACAGATCATGATTGGAGGGGCTGCTGGCTG GTGTGCTGGGTTCCTGTTTAACAAGGTGGGGAAGTTGGCAGCAACGGCAGTGGGTGGCGGCTTCTTCCTCTTGCAG ATTGCTCACCATACAGGATATGTTCATGTGGACTGGAAACGTTTGGAGAAAGATGTGAACACCGCAAAAGAACAGCTGAAAATTCAGAGCAAGAAAATTAAAGGAGAACAACCGAGCCGAGTTAAGGAG ATTCAGATCTTCCTGAAGAAGAATGTAGTTGTTACTGGAGGATTTGCGGGCGGATTTCTGCTGGGAATGGTCTCATAA
- the FUNDC2 gene encoding FUN14 domain-containing protein 2 isoform X1, with protein MAAAAGEKEGVLPDVLDLAEYAKKQRWWNKMFGRNSGPIAEKYSVMTQIMIGGAAGWCAGFLFNKVGKLAATAVGGGFFLLQIAHHTGYVHVDWKRLEKDVNTAKEQLKIQSKKIKGEQPSRVKEIQIFLKKNVVVTGGFAGGFLLGMVS; from the exons atggcggcggcagctggag AGAAGGAAGGAGTTCTACCAGACGTTCTGGATTTGGCTGAATACGCCAAGAAGCAGCGCTGGTGGAACAAGATGTTTGGTCGTAACTCGGGTCCAATTGCAGAGAAATACTCTGTAATGACACAGATCATGATTGGAGGGGCTGCTGGCTG GTGTGCTGGGTTCCTGTTTAACAAGGTGGGGAAGTTGGCAGCAACGGCAGTGGGTGGCGGCTTCTTCCTCTTGCAG ATTGCTCACCATACAGGATATGTTCATGTGGACTGGAAACGTTTGGAGAAAGATGTGAACACCGCAAAAGAACAGCTGAAAATTCAGAGCAAGAAAATTAAAGGAGAACAACCGAGCCGAGTTAAGGAG ATTCAGATCTTCCTGAAGAAGAATGTAGTTGTTACTGGAGGATTTGCGGGCGGATTTCTGCTGGGAATGGTCTCATAA